The sequence below is a genomic window from Campylobacter ornithocola.
TGCCTATTTTTAATTTTAACTCATGCTTCATCTATTTCAAAACCTAAATCTTGCAATTGCTTTATAAATTCTTCAATTTGCTCTGCATTCAGATCAATCTCTATGCTTTTATTTTCAACATCTATTTGTATAGTGCCAAATTTATCTTCTAATGAAGCTTTGATTAAATTTACACAACTTTGACAATTGATATTTTTAGTTTTAATTAACATATTTTCTCCATATTTTAAGAATTCAATAAAATAACAGCAATAATTACTACAACAACACCAATTAAACCAATTTTATTTAATTTTTCTTTATATAAAATCCATCCACCTAAACAAGTTCCAAGAATACCAATAGCACCCCATGTAGAATACGCAATACTTAAAGGAATATACTTCAAACTAAACGATAATAAAAAGAATGCTAATATAGCACACACAATAGCACTAATACCCCAAATTTTAAACTTAAATCCTTCTGATTTTTTTAATAACAAATTAGCTATAATATCTAAAATAGCAGATATAATAATAATTAATAAGTAAAATTTCATTTCTCTTTTACCTCACCCAAGTTAATCATTATTATCCCGATTATAGACAGAAGAATTCCTAAAATTTGATAATTTGTTAAACTCTCATTAAAAAGTAAAAATGATACCAAAAGTATCAACACCATCCCCAAAAGTTCCCAAACAGCATAAGCTATACCTACTTGAATTTTTCTTACAGCCAATCCCATAAGAAAATATGAAAAAGCAATAAATAAAGACATAAACACATAACCGAAAATTTTATTTTCCATTTTTAAGAAGCTTGT
It includes:
- a CDS encoding DMT family transporter, with amino-acid sequence MKLKKEVLTAWFFLIGAIVFEVIGTSFLKMENKIFGYVFMSLFIAFSYFLMGLAVRKIQVGIAYAVWELLGMVLILLVSFLLFNESLTNYQILGILLSIIGIIMINLGEVKEK
- a CDS encoding heavy-metal-associated domain-containing protein gives rise to the protein MLIKTKNINCQSCVNLIKASLEDKFGTIQIDVENKSIEIDLNAEQIEEFIKQLQDLGFEIDEA
- a CDS encoding DMT family transporter, yielding MKFYLLIIIISAILDIIANLLLKKSEGFKFKIWGISAIVCAILAFFLLSFSLKYIPLSIAYSTWGAIGILGTCLGGWILYKEKLNKIGLIGVVVVIIAVILLNS